TCTGCTGGTAGGTATACCTCTGTCAGCCATTGCCTTTTTCGTACTTCCTTTTACTATAGGAAGCCTGACTTTTCTTATGACAGCTGTTATTTTTCTTAATCTTTTTATGAGTATTTACAGGGCTCCTACCGTAGCCCTTATGCCTGATGTAACTCCCAGACCTCTTAGAAGTAAAGCAAACGGAATTATCAATTTTATGGGTGGTCTGGGAAGTTCGGCTTCCTTTTTCTTAAGCAGCATACTCTTCAAAATGGGAGAATATGTTCCATATGCTGTAGTAGCTGGAATTATGTTTATAACTATCATTCTTATGTATAACCTGGTGAAAGAACCGGAGGTTCTTGAATATGAAAAAGATAAAAACCGTGCTAATGTAGATTCCGCACAATCGGAAGACAGAGGGGCTAAGGTTGCAGATAACACTGTTAAAGAACAGGAGAGAGGTAAACTCTTAAGCCTTATATTCATTCTTTTAGCAATCTTTTTCTGGTATACCGGCTTTAATGCAATTGAAGCTTTCTTTTCTACCTATGGCCAGGTAATATTGGGAGTGGACAAAAGCATTTCTTCCGTGTATTTGACCGTATTTTCAGCTGTGTTCCTATTATTCTGCATTCCGGCAGGATTAATAGCAGGAAAATTTGGAAGGAAGAAAACCATACTTTCCGGATTAATTGTCATTATTGTAGCATTTATTGCCATGATTTTTATAAGAGATGCTATACCGATATATTTTGCAATGACATTTGGCGGAATAGGTTGGGCACTTATAAATATAAACTCCTATCCAATGGTTGTAGAAATGACCTCAAATGCGGGCATAGGAAAATATACAGGATATTATTATTTCTTTTCAATGCTGGCTGCCATTATCAGCCCTATTCTTTATGGGTTTATAAAGGATATGCTTGGAGATGGACTTATGTTTATTTATTCAACTATTGCCATGGTTATAGCATTCTTCTTTATGATGCTTGTGAAGCATGGGGAAATACCTCCTGTGAAAAAATCAGCTTTCGAAGTCCTGGAGAATATGGATTAGAATGTATGTCCTTGACACGAACATAAGTTTGGTTAATAATAATATTGTGAATTATTCTGAATTATGATAAATTCTGTTATGGCTTATATATACATGTAATGATGATGTATTAATGGTCTAAATGTATATAAATCCTTAACCAAGCCTCAAGAGAAGTCTCTCGCTTCTATTAGCGGGAGCTGAGTTGATGTAAATTATATAAACTTGTTCAGCGGGGGATTGCATAACCCCCACTGAATTCCCGTATGAAGCGGGTTTGCATACTAATCTAAAGATATTAAGCAAGAAAACCGGAGGAACTAATGACAAATTCAAGAAAAGGAAACAGATATGATAATCAAAGCATATCTTCCCTTAAAGGTGCGGACAGGGTAAGATTAAGGCCAGGTGTTATTTTTGGATCTGACGATATAGAAGGATGTAAACATTCTTTTTTTGAAATACTGTCCAACTCTATTGATGAGGCAAGGGAAGGCTTCGGAGATATAATTGAAATAATAAGGCATTCTGATAAATCTATTACCGTGAAAGATTATGGGAGAGGAATACCGCTGGATTATAACCCCAAGGAAGGGCGCTACAACTGGGAACTGGTTTTCTGCGAACTTTATGCTGGAGGGAAATATAAAAACACCACTGGGGAAAGTTATGAGTTCAGCCTTGGTTTTAATGGACTTGGCAGTTGTGCAACCCAATATAGCTCAGAGTACATGGATGTTTTGGTTTACAGGGACGGATACAAATATGAGCTTCATTTTGAAAAGGGAGAAAATATAGGAGGCCTTAAGAAAACAAAAGCCCAGTATGACCATACCGGAACAACCATTAAATGGAGACCGGACATAGAAGTGTTTACATCAATTGATATTCCTCTCGAATATTACAAGGATATATTGAAAAAACAGGCTGTAGTTAATGCCGGATTGAAATTCAGGTTATTTGATGAAGAATCGGGAAAAACATTTGAGTATATATATGAAAACGGGATAGTTGACTATATAAAGGAGATAAATCAAGACAAAGGTTTTACGGATATACAGTTTTTTGAAACATCTGCCAAGGGTAGGGACAGAGAGGACCGACCTGAATATAAGGTTAAGATGCAGATAGCTTTTTGTTTTAATAATGAAATCAACCTGTTGGAATACTATCATAACTCTAGTTTTCTTGAGCATGGTGGTTCGCCGGACAGAGCTGTTAAGACTGCTTTTATAAATGAAATTGATAAATGCATAAGGAATGCAGGTAAATATAATAAGGGAGAAAGTAAAATTACTTTTTCAGATATTCAGGACAGTCTTATTCTTGTGACAAATTCTTTTTCCACATTTACAAGCTATGAAAATCAGACCAAAAAAGCCATAAATAATAAGTTTATTCAAGAGGCTATGACTGATTTTTTGAAACAGCAGTTAGAGATATATTTTATTGAAAACAAAATTGAAAGCGAAAGAATTATTGAGCAGGTGCTTGTTAACAAGAGAAGCAGAGAATCGGCTGAGAAAACTAGAATTAACATTAAGAAGAAACTGGGCGGAACGTTAGATATATCGAACAGGGTGAAAAAGTTTGTGGACTGCCGCACAAAAGATGTAAGCCGAAGAGAGTTGTATATTGTGGAGGGTGATTCAGCTCTGGGAGCATGTAAGCTTGGAAGGGATGCAGAATTTCAAGCTATCATGCCGGTACGTGGAAAAATATTAAATTGTCTGAAAGCTGAATATGACAGCATATTTAAAAATGAAATTATAGTTGACTTGTTAAAGGTGTTAGGTTGTGGTGTCGAGATAAAGTCCAAGCATAATAAGGAACTGAATACATTTGATATGGATAATCTTCGGTGGGATAAGATTATAATTTGTACAGATGCAGATGTGGACGGATTTCAAATAAGAACTCTAATCCTCACGATGTTATACAGACTGGTTCCAACTTTAATAGAAAAAGGAAAAGTATTTATTGCTGAAACTCCACTATTTGAAATTACATGCAAGAATAAAACTTACTTTGCCTATAATGAGATGGAGAAAAACCAGATAATATCAAAACTGACTGGAAAGTATTCAATACAGCGTTCGAAAGGT
Above is a window of Clostridiaceae bacterium DNA encoding:
- a CDS encoding SLC45 family MFS transporter, which gives rise to MKLNYKNTFIIGLGFFTVSLVWSIYNLAVPLYLDELGLSGTQVGIVMTIDNIFALLFLPLFGTLSDRTWTRYGRRMPYLLVGIPLSAIAFFVLPFTIGSLTFLMTAVIFLNLFMSIYRAPTVALMPDVTPRPLRSKANGIINFMGGLGSSASFFLSSILFKMGEYVPYAVVAGIMFITIILMYNLVKEPEVLEYEKDKNRANVDSAQSEDRGAKVADNTVKEQERGKLLSLIFILLAIFFWYTGFNAIEAFFSTYGQVILGVDKSISSVYLTVFSAVFLLFCIPAGLIAGKFGRKKTILSGLIVIIVAFIAMIFIRDAIPIYFAMTFGGIGWALININSYPMVVEMTSNAGIGKYTGYYYFFSMLAAIISPILYGFIKDMLGDGLMFIYSTIAMVIAFFFMMLVKHGEIPPVKKSAFEVLENMD
- a CDS encoding DNA topoisomerase, giving the protein MTNSRKGNRYDNQSISSLKGADRVRLRPGVIFGSDDIEGCKHSFFEILSNSIDEAREGFGDIIEIIRHSDKSITVKDYGRGIPLDYNPKEGRYNWELVFCELYAGGKYKNTTGESYEFSLGFNGLGSCATQYSSEYMDVLVYRDGYKYELHFEKGENIGGLKKTKAQYDHTGTTIKWRPDIEVFTSIDIPLEYYKDILKKQAVVNAGLKFRLFDEESGKTFEYIYENGIVDYIKEINQDKGFTDIQFFETSAKGRDREDRPEYKVKMQIAFCFNNEINLLEYYHNSSFLEHGGSPDRAVKTAFINEIDKCIRNAGKYNKGESKITFSDIQDSLILVTNSFSTFTSYENQTKKAINNKFIQEAMTDFLKQQLEIYFIENKIESERIIEQVLVNKRSRESAEKTRINIKKKLGGTLDISNRVKKFVDCRTKDVSRRELYIVEGDSALGACKLGRDAEFQAIMPVRGKILNCLKAEYDSIFKNEIIVDLLKVLGCGVEIKSKHNKELNTFDMDNLRWDKIIICTDADVDGFQIRTLILTMLYRLVPTLIEKGKVFIAETPLFEITCKNKTYFAYNEMEKNQIISKLTGKYSIQRSKGLGENNPEMMWETTMNPETRRLIKILPDDAKRTSEMFDILLGDNIQGRKNFIEENGYKYMEMIDVS